From Bacteroidota bacterium, the proteins below share one genomic window:
- a CDS encoding DUF421 domain-containing protein, with the protein MEPPVDIVLRSLAVYLFIVIAIRLFGKKELAQLSVIDLVFILLISNSVQNAMVGPDSSLAGGLIAATVLFGANFLLKNLLYRNPDINRLVSGDPVMLVHQGNVIEENLRREKITRDELEAAAREHGVASIKDVDLAILERDGNISILSSNYTHRSRRRRVHKSMLKQDN; encoded by the coding sequence ATGGAACCTCCGGTTGACATCGTTCTACGTAGCCTGGCCGTTTATCTCTTTATCGTGATCGCCATCCGGCTCTTCGGTAAAAAAGAACTGGCACAATTGTCGGTCATCGACCTGGTCTTTATCCTGCTCATCAGCAACTCCGTGCAAAATGCCATGGTCGGTCCGGATAGCTCACTGGCGGGCGGGCTGATCGCCGCGACAGTGCTGTTCGGGGCAAACTTTCTTTTGAAAAACCTGCTCTACCGGAACCCTGACATCAATCGCCTGGTCAGCGGCGACCCGGTGATGCTGGTACACCAGGGTAATGTGATTGAGGAAAACCTCCGCCGCGAAAAGATCACGCGCGACGAACTGGAAGCCGCGGCACGCGAACACGGTGTCGCCAGCATCAAGGATGTCGACTTAGCGATCCTGGAACGCGACGGGAACATCAGCATCCTTTCTTCGAACTACACGCATCGAAGCCGGCGACGACGCGTCCACAAATCCATGTTGAAGCAGGACAACTGA
- a CDS encoding (2Fe-2S) ferredoxin domain-containing protein encodes MRFEKHVFICTNERAPGGRPSCGEACGMELVKLFKKAIKDRGLKGRMRAQRAGCLDACEHGPSVVVYPEGVFYGGVKPEHVDEIVEQHLIQDRPVERLIIDFSKDTPSDD; translated from the coding sequence ATGCGCTTCGAGAAACACGTATTCATTTGCACCAACGAACGCGCTCCCGGCGGAAGACCTTCCTGCGGCGAGGCTTGTGGTATGGAGTTGGTCAAGCTCTTCAAGAAAGCAATCAAAGATCGGGGACTGAAAGGACGCATGCGCGCGCAACGTGCCGGTTGCCTCGATGCCTGCGAACACGGACCCTCCGTAGTCGTTTATCCCGAGGGAGTATTTTACGGCGGTGTGAAACCGGAGCATGTCGACGAGATCGTCGAGCAACACCTGATCCAGGACCGTCCCGTCGAGCGATTGATCATCGATTTTTCGAAGGACACACCTTCCGATGACTGA
- a CDS encoding DUF4397 domain-containing protein, with protein MKKVFRSLVLSLLLATAGSVANAQTAELQVIHNCADPVADSVDVYVDGLIAIDNFAFRNATGFLTLPAGVDIHVGIAPKTSTSVSDTLVNYTINLASGQRYVAIASGVLNPGSFAANPDGRATGFNLLVRDNIRDAAASSGEVDFIVLHGATDAPTVDVIPQSSATALVAGAAYTDITSYLTVPAAAYRLNITPAGDNSTIVASYNVDLSTLGGGAAVVFASGFLNPAANQNGPAFGLFAALPNGTVVEFSLNTNARVQVIHNAADPAAAVVDVYGNSDPLIPDFAFRTATPFIDVPAGVDITIGIAPGTSTSVNDTIPGLSTTVNLTAGQTYVVIANGVTAPGSFAANPDGRPINFGLFLKTTVRESATDGSNVDFFVLHGATDAPTVDVIPQSSATPLVDNAAYGDITGYLSVPASQYFLNITPGSDNSTIVASYNVDLSSLGGGSAVVFASGFLDPAANQNGEAFGIYAALANGTVVAFPLNTNARVQVIHNSADPAAAVVDVYGNSNPLIPDFAFRTATPFIDVPAGVDITIGIAPGTSTSVNDTIPGLSTTVNLTAGQSYVVIANGVTAPASFAVNPDGRPTSFALYVKPAVREAGTDGGNVDFFAFHGATDAPTVDVIARGVATLVDDAAYGDFTGYLSVPAALYTLDVTPAAGSLVVASFAADLSTLGGGSAVVFASGFLDPTTNQNGEAFGLFAALANGTVVPFTNTTGIDESNIRFATGIFPNPANNRIQVGLQVKNAANAQVQVTDVTGRIVLNRQAYLVDNQLLSLDIDQLPGGVYNLTVIEGSSLQSAPFVIAR; from the coding sequence ATGAAAAAAGTTTTCCGATCCTTAGTGCTGTCGTTACTGCTAGCGACGGCGGGATCAGTTGCAAACGCGCAGACAGCCGAACTGCAAGTGATCCACAACTGCGCGGACCCGGTCGCTGATTCCGTAGACGTATACGTCGATGGTTTAATTGCCATCGACAACTTCGCCTTCCGTAACGCGACGGGTTTCCTGACTCTTCCGGCGGGCGTCGATATCCACGTGGGTATTGCTCCCAAGACCAGCACATCCGTTTCCGATACGCTGGTGAATTACACCATCAACCTTGCTTCGGGTCAACGCTATGTCGCGATTGCCAGCGGGGTGCTGAATCCCGGCAGCTTTGCGGCCAACCCGGACGGACGTGCTACCGGCTTCAACCTGCTGGTGCGCGACAACATCCGTGATGCCGCAGCGTCCTCCGGCGAAGTCGATTTCATCGTCCTCCACGGAGCAACCGATGCTCCGACAGTCGATGTGATCCCGCAGAGCAGCGCAACGGCATTGGTTGCAGGCGCGGCTTACACGGATATCACCTCGTACCTGACGGTTCCCGCGGCGGCATATCGTTTGAACATCACTCCGGCGGGTGACAATTCCACGATTGTCGCTTCGTACAATGTCGATCTGAGCACCCTGGGCGGAGGCGCCGCAGTGGTATTCGCTTCCGGTTTTCTGAACCCGGCTGCGAATCAGAACGGCCCAGCTTTCGGACTCTTTGCCGCATTACCGAACGGAACGGTTGTCGAGTTTTCACTCAACACCAACGCACGCGTTCAGGTCATTCACAATGCCGCTGATCCGGCAGCCGCGGTGGTCGATGTCTACGGCAACAGCGATCCGCTGATTCCTGACTTCGCATTCCGCACGGCTACTCCGTTCATCGACGTTCCTGCCGGAGTGGACATCACCATCGGCATAGCTCCCGGCACCTCTACCTCCGTCAATGATACCATCCCGGGTCTCAGCACCACGGTGAACCTGACCGCCGGTCAAACCTATGTTGTTATCGCCAATGGCGTGACAGCTCCCGGCTCGTTCGCGGCCAATCCCGACGGCCGTCCGATCAATTTCGGTCTGTTCCTTAAAACCACTGTTCGGGAGAGCGCAACTGATGGATCGAATGTCGACTTCTTTGTGCTCCACGGCGCCACCGACGCGCCGACGGTGGACGTCATCCCGCAGAGCAGCGCTACACCGCTCGTGGACAACGCCGCTTACGGTGACATCACCGGTTACCTCAGCGTACCGGCTTCCCAGTACTTCCTAAACATCACCCCGGGTAGCGACAACTCGACCATCGTTGCTTCCTACAACGTCGACCTGAGCTCCCTCGGCGGCGGCTCTGCGGTCGTGTTCGCATCCGGTTTCCTTGATCCAGCCGCCAACCAGAACGGCGAAGCGTTCGGAATCTATGCCGCGTTGGCCAACGGTACGGTCGTGGCCTTCCCGCTGAACACCAACGCCCGCGTGCAGGTGATCCACAATTCCGCCGATCCGGCTGCCGCGGTGGTCGACGTATACGGCAACAGTAATCCGTTGATTCCCGATTTCGCGTTCCGCACAGCCACTCCGTTTATCGATGTTCCGGCCGGTGTTGACATCACGATCGGTATAGCTCCAGGTACCTCCACTTCGGTGAACGATACGATCCCGGGTCTAAGCACGACGGTGAACCTGACCGCCGGTCAGAGCTACGTGGTGATCGCTAACGGCGTGACCGCTCCCGCTTCCTTCGCTGTCAACCCTGACGGCCGCCCGACCAGCTTCGCGCTGTATGTCAAGCCTGCTGTACGGGAGGCTGGTACCGATGGCGGTAACGTCGACTTCTTCGCCTTCCATGGTGCAACTGACGCTCCGACTGTTGATGTGATTGCGCGCGGTGTCGCCACCTTGGTGGATGATGCGGCGTATGGTGATTTCACCGGTTACCTCAGCGTACCCGCGGCACTTTACACCCTCGATGTAACGCCGGCTGCCGGCTCACTGGTGGTGGCCAGCTTCGCCGCTGACCTGAGCACACTCGGTGGTGGTTCCGCGGTAGTGTTCGCTTCCGGCTTCCTGGATCCAACCACCAATCAGAATGGCGAAGCCTTCGGTTTGTTCGCCGCTCTCGCTAACGGAACCGTTGTTCCATTCACCAACACCACGGGCATCGACGAAAGCAACATCCGTTTCGCCACCGGTATTTTCCCGAATCCTGCCAACAACCGTATCCAGGTAGGTTTACAGGTGAAGAACGCCGCTAATGCCCAGGTACAAGTAACGGACGTGACCGGCCGCATCGTGTTGAATCGCCAGGCTTACCTGGTCGACAATCAATTGCTCAGCCTCGACATCGACCAATTACCGGGTGGAGTGTATAACCTCACGGTGATCGAAGGCTCCAGCCTCCAGAGCGCTCCGTTCGTGATCGCACGTTGA
- a CDS encoding MerR family transcriptional regulator → MSQFSIKDIEALTGIKAHTLRIWEQRYSLPQPKRTESNIRYYDHDDLKLLLNVAMLNRHGHKISEITRLSEQQIRDIALDISVNSTHQSTHIQGLIASMINLDERAFEKILSTCVLQYGLQRTVMEVVFPFMSLVGAMWQTGSVNPAFEHFMSNLIRQKLIVAIDAQEIRPVAHPKNFLLFLPEGEHHELGLLFANYIIRSRGHRSLYLGQNLPVSDLARVSERFVPDVVFTSVTTGLPREVVEGMVKELKDSFPGASILLTGRYFSEHATVNEDVTIVQRPSDLDAFWSR, encoded by the coding sequence ATGAGCCAGTTCTCCATCAAGGACATTGAAGCCCTAACCGGCATCAAGGCGCATACGTTGCGTATCTGGGAGCAGCGTTACAGCCTGCCGCAACCCAAGCGTACGGAGAGCAATATCCGTTATTACGACCACGACGATCTGAAACTCTTGCTGAATGTCGCCATGCTCAACCGGCATGGGCATAAAATCTCGGAGATAACCCGGCTGAGCGAACAGCAGATCCGTGATATCGCGCTCGACATATCGGTCAACTCCACCCACCAGTCGACGCATATTCAGGGCCTGATCGCGTCGATGATCAACCTCGACGAACGGGCGTTCGAAAAGATCCTGTCGACCTGTGTACTGCAGTATGGTTTACAGCGCACGGTCATGGAAGTGGTATTCCCGTTCATGAGTCTGGTCGGTGCCATGTGGCAGACCGGATCGGTCAATCCGGCCTTCGAACATTTCATGTCGAATCTGATCCGGCAAAAGCTGATCGTGGCGATCGACGCGCAGGAGATCCGGCCGGTTGCTCATCCGAAAAATTTCCTGCTCTTCCTGCCGGAAGGAGAGCATCACGAACTCGGATTGTTGTTCGCCAACTACATCATCCGTTCGCGCGGTCACCGTTCGTTGTACCTTGGACAGAACCTGCCGGTTTCCGACCTGGCCCGTGTAAGCGAGCGCTTTGTGCCTGACGTGGTGTTCACCAGTGTAACAACGGGTCTGCCACGCGAGGTCGTGGAAGGCATGGTGAAAGAACTTAAAGACAGTTTTCCGGGCGCGTCGATCCTGTTGACCGGTCGGTATTTTTCCGAGCATGCAACGGTGAACGAAGATGTCACCATCGTTCAGCGACCCTCCGATCTCGACGCTTTCTGGTCGCGCTAA
- the folE gene encoding GTP cyclohydrolase I FolE: MKKEIIENQALPSIDDLLGGSTGSLTIHPVRSEAGDLTEEEKIQRIAARFRDIMSTLGLDLTDESLRDTPMRVAKMYVQEIFSGLNPANKPSPTLFDNAYRYNQMLVERDIKVQSTCEHHFVPILGHAHVAYIAKGKVIGLSKLNRIVDHFARRPQVQERLTVQIAEELKRVLDTEDVAVIIDAEHLCVKARGIRDEHRSTLTSSYHGKFLNESTRLELLKYIELGR; the protein is encoded by the coding sequence ATGAAGAAAGAAATAATTGAAAATCAAGCTCTTCCATCCATCGACGATCTGCTGGGAGGGTCCACAGGATCGCTGACAATTCATCCGGTCCGATCCGAGGCGGGGGATCTGACCGAGGAGGAGAAGATCCAGCGGATCGCTGCGCGGTTCCGTGATATCATGTCGACACTCGGACTTGACCTTACCGATGAAAGTCTGCGTGACACGCCGATGCGCGTCGCCAAGATGTATGTACAGGAAATTTTCAGTGGCCTCAATCCAGCCAACAAGCCCAGCCCTACGCTTTTCGACAACGCCTATCGCTACAACCAGATGTTGGTGGAACGCGACATCAAGGTGCAATCAACCTGCGAACACCACTTCGTACCGATCCTGGGACATGCACACGTAGCCTACATCGCGAAAGGAAAAGTGATCGGACTTTCGAAACTCAACCGCATTGTCGATCATTTCGCGCGCCGTCCCCAGGTGCAGGAGCGCCTGACCGTTCAGATCGCGGAAGAACTGAAGCGGGTACTCGACACGGAAGATGTCGCCGTGATCATCGATGCGGAACACCTCTGTGTGAAAGCACGCGGTATCCGCGATGAACACCGCAGCACGCTGACCAGTTCGTACCATGGAAAATTCCTGAACGAAAGTACGCGACTCGAACTGTTGAAGTACATCGAACTGGGCCGCTGA